The genomic region ATGGATCTCCCCGCGGGACGACGGCGCGAGGCCTTCTTCAACTGTTGGACCCGCAAGGAGGCGTTCATCAAGGCGCACGGCGAGGGCATCGCGCTGGGCCTGAGCCGGTTCGACGTCACGTTGCGTCCGGGCGACCCGGCGGAGTTGTTGCGTTTCGACAACGACCCGGCGGAAGCGGCGCGGTGGTCCATGTGCGCGTTGGATGTGAGCGAAGGTTACAAGGCCGCGCTGGCGGTGGAAGGCGAGGGGTGGCAACTCAGGTGCTGGGAATATCCCGTTGACGGGGTTATGTGAAACAGGGCACCGTGTCGCGGCCCGGCGAAACAACGCAACAAGACCAGGGAGGAAGACAGCATGGCACGCATCCCGAAGATCGAAAAAAGAGAAGATTTGAGCCCGGAGCACCACGGGGTGTTCGACGCCATCGCGGAGAGCCGCGGCCAGGTGCAGGGGCCGTTTCCCATGCTCCTGCACAACCCGGAGCTGGCCGGCCGCGTGGCGCATCTCGGCGCCCACGTGCGCTTCGAGATGGGGCTTTCGCAGAAGCTCAAGGAGCTGGTGATCCTCACCGTGGCGCGGGAGCTGGACTGTGGCTTCGAGTGGTCGGTGCACGCCGGACACGCGCGCGCCGCGGGAATCTCCGACGAGTGCATCGAGTCGATCCGCGCACGCACGGAGCCGTCGGGGCTCACCGAGGAGGAAGCCGGCATCCGCCGCTACGCACGGGAGTTGCTGCGCTCCCACCGCGTCAGCGACGCGGCGTTCGCGGCGGTGGAGAAGAGTTTCGGAGCGCGGGGATGCGTGGAACTGTCCGCGCTCGTCGGCTACTACGTCTTGCTGGCCTGCGTCCTCAACTCCATGGAGGTGGAGCCGGCCGCGGGCGGCGCGGAGCTGGATCCATCGTGATATCGCGGGCGCAACGTGTCGGGCCGTGCGGCTCTTCATGGCTCGGTTCGGCGAAACCTTCGAGCATTTTGACGACGGACGGAGCGAAATGAGCGACAGACCCAATTTCCTTTTCATCATCACCGATCAGCACCGGGCGGACCACCTGGGTTGCTACGGCAATCCCGTGGTGCGGACGCCGCACATCGACGCCCTCGCGGCCGCCGGGACCCTTTTCGAGCGGTTCTACACGGCTACGCCCATCTGCATGCCCAACCGGGCGACGCTGATGACCGGGCGGATGCCGT from Deltaproteobacteria bacterium harbors:
- a CDS encoding carboxymuconolactone decarboxylase family protein, translated to MARIPKIEKREDLSPEHHGVFDAIAESRGQVQGPFPMLLHNPELAGRVAHLGAHVRFEMGLSQKLKELVILTVARELDCGFEWSVHAGHARAAGISDECIESIRARTEPSGLTEEEAGIRRYARELLRSHRVSDAAFAAVEKSFGARGCVELSALVGYYVLLACVLNSMEVEPAAGGAELDPS